In Nymphaea colorata isolate Beijing-Zhang1983 chromosome 5, ASM883128v2, whole genome shotgun sequence, one genomic interval encodes:
- the LOC116255010 gene encoding putative E3 ubiquitin-protein ligase XBAT31 isoform X2: protein MVQTPLMLAAMKGKISCVQKLLQAGANILKFDSSRGRTCLHYAAYYGHADCLQAILSAAHSTPIADSWGFARFVNVRDGSGATPLHLAARAGRPECVHILLDNGGLVCASTGGNGEPGSTPLHLAARGGSLDCIRELLAWGADRLQRDSSGRIPYAVALKHNRGACAALLNPTSAEPLVWPSPLKFISELNPDAKALLERALMEANRAREKTILKGTAYSSQSPDHSDNYVEDDMSEDSDLELCCICFEQVCTIEVQDCGHQMCAHCTLALCCHSKPNPVTTCLPAPLCPFCRSNIAQLTVAKIKTDGKEKDGVCRNRSLRRSRNLSEGSSSFKGLSAMGSFGKGCTRGSGRITDSSEWLDKP from the exons ATGGTTCAGACTCCACTGATGTTGGCAGCAATGAAGGGGAAGATCTCTTGTGTGCAGAAGTTACTGCAAGCTGGTGCAAAT ATCTTGAAGTTTGATTCTTCACGCGGAAGAACATGCTTGCACTATGCTGCATATTATGGACACGCCGATTGCTTACAGGCCATTCTTTCAGCCGCTCATTCCACCCCCATTGCAGATTCTTG GGGATTCGCAAGATTTGTTAATGTTAGAGATGGAAGTGGAGCCACACCGTTGCATTTAGCTGCTCGGGCAGGCAGGCCTGAATGTGTGCATATTCTATTGGATAATGGGGGCCTTGTTTGTGCGTCCACCGGGGGAAACGG TGAACCAGGGAGCACTCCCTTGCATTTGGCTGCCAGAGGAGGGTCCTTGGACTGCATCCGTGAGCTGCTTGCTTGGGGCGCCGATCGTCTTCAGCGAGATTCTTCTGG GAGAATACCATATGCAGTTGCATTGAAGCATAACCGTGGGGCATGTGCAGCACTGCTTAACCCTACCTCTGCAGAACCACTAGTTTGGCCTTCACCCTTGAAGTTCATCAGTGAGCTTAATCCAGATGCAAAAGCCCTTCTTGAGAGGGCTCTCATGGAGGCTAACAGAGCAAGGGAGAAGACCATCTTAAAAGGGACAGCTTATTCATCGCAGTCCCCCGATCATTCAGACAACTATGTGGAGGATGACATGTCCGag GATAGCGATCTGGAGCTCTGCTGCATTTGCTTTGAGCAGGTCTGCACAATTGAGGTTCAAGACTGTGGACATCAGATGTGCGCTCACTGCACACTAGCTCTTTGTTGCCACAGCAAACCAAACCCAGTGACCACCTGCTTGCCTGCACCCTTATGCCCCTTTTGTCGCAGCAACATTGCACAGCTTACTGTTGCCAAGATCAAGACAGATGGTAAAGAGAAGGATGGTGTGTGCAGAAACCGCAGCTTGAGAAGATCAAGGAACTTAAGTGAGGGAAGCAGCAGCTTTAAAGGTCTGTCTGCTATGGGTTCGTTTGGAAAAGGTTGTACTCGAGGCTCTGGTAGGATTACCGACAGCAGTGAATGGTTGGATAAGCCTTGA
- the LOC116255010 gene encoding putative E3 ubiquitin-protein ligase XBAT31 isoform X1, which produces MGQGMSCGVSHEHGLLSAVEEGDLEMVAALLDAQPWLLHQTTPYDRLSALHIASANGQIEVLTWLLDRSVHPDLLNRHKQTPLMLAAMKGKISCVQKLLQAGANILKFDSSRGRTCLHYAAYYGHADCLQAILSAAHSTPIADSWGFARFVNVRDGSGATPLHLAARAGRPECVHILLDNGGLVCASTGGNGEPGSTPLHLAARGGSLDCIRELLAWGADRLQRDSSGRIPYAVALKHNRGACAALLNPTSAEPLVWPSPLKFISELNPDAKALLERALMEANRAREKTILKGTAYSSQSPDHSDNYVEDDMSEDSDLELCCICFEQVCTIEVQDCGHQMCAHCTLALCCHSKPNPVTTCLPAPLCPFCRSNIAQLTVAKIKTDGKEKDGVCRNRSLRRSRNLSEGSSSFKGLSAMGSFGKGCTRGSGRITDSSEWLDKP; this is translated from the exons atgggtCAGGGAATGAGTTGCGGGGTGAGCCATGAACATGGCTTGCTGAGTGCAGTGGAAGAAGGTGATTTGGAGATGGTGGCGGCCTTGTTGGACGCCCAGCCCTGGCTGCTGCATCAGACCACCCCTTATGACAGGCTCTCCGCGTTGCATATCGCTTCTGCCAATGGTCAGATCGAG gttcTTACTTGGTTGTTGGATCGATCGGTTCACCCTGACTTGTTGAATCGTCATAAGCAG ACTCCACTGATGTTGGCAGCAATGAAGGGGAAGATCTCTTGTGTGCAGAAGTTACTGCAAGCTGGTGCAAAT ATCTTGAAGTTTGATTCTTCACGCGGAAGAACATGCTTGCACTATGCTGCATATTATGGACACGCCGATTGCTTACAGGCCATTCTTTCAGCCGCTCATTCCACCCCCATTGCAGATTCTTG GGGATTCGCAAGATTTGTTAATGTTAGAGATGGAAGTGGAGCCACACCGTTGCATTTAGCTGCTCGGGCAGGCAGGCCTGAATGTGTGCATATTCTATTGGATAATGGGGGCCTTGTTTGTGCGTCCACCGGGGGAAACGG TGAACCAGGGAGCACTCCCTTGCATTTGGCTGCCAGAGGAGGGTCCTTGGACTGCATCCGTGAGCTGCTTGCTTGGGGCGCCGATCGTCTTCAGCGAGATTCTTCTGG GAGAATACCATATGCAGTTGCATTGAAGCATAACCGTGGGGCATGTGCAGCACTGCTTAACCCTACCTCTGCAGAACCACTAGTTTGGCCTTCACCCTTGAAGTTCATCAGTGAGCTTAATCCAGATGCAAAAGCCCTTCTTGAGAGGGCTCTCATGGAGGCTAACAGAGCAAGGGAGAAGACCATCTTAAAAGGGACAGCTTATTCATCGCAGTCCCCCGATCATTCAGACAACTATGTGGAGGATGACATGTCCGag GATAGCGATCTGGAGCTCTGCTGCATTTGCTTTGAGCAGGTCTGCACAATTGAGGTTCAAGACTGTGGACATCAGATGTGCGCTCACTGCACACTAGCTCTTTGTTGCCACAGCAAACCAAACCCAGTGACCACCTGCTTGCCTGCACCCTTATGCCCCTTTTGTCGCAGCAACATTGCACAGCTTACTGTTGCCAAGATCAAGACAGATGGTAAAGAGAAGGATGGTGTGTGCAGAAACCGCAGCTTGAGAAGATCAAGGAACTTAAGTGAGGGAAGCAGCAGCTTTAAAGGTCTGTCTGCTATGGGTTCGTTTGGAAAAGGTTGTACTCGAGGCTCTGGTAGGATTACCGACAGCAGTGAATGGTTGGATAAGCCTTGA